The Pseudomonas sp. Marseille-Q3773 DNA window TGGTCGTAGTTCGGCAGTTGGTAATAGCCCGGGTCGAACACCCGGCTACCGGCATTCACCACGCCACTGTCCAGGCCGGCAATGGCCACGGCCGGCTTGATTGTCGAACCCGGCGGGTACAAGCCGCGCAGCACGCGGTTGAACAGCGGCCGGTCGATCGAGTCGCGCAGCTCGGCATAGGCCTTGAAACCAATGCCGGTGACGAACAGGTTGGGGTCGAAGCTGGGCTGGCTGACCATTGCAAGCACTTCGCCAGTACGCGGATCGAGCGCCACCACTGCACCGCGCCGGCCACCCAGGGCAGCCTCTGCGGCTTCCTGCAGCTTGATGTCGAGGCTCAGCACGATGTCCTTGCCCGGTTTCGGGTCGGTACGCTTGAGCACGCGCAACACGCGGCCACGGGCGTTGGTCTCCACTTCCTCGTAGCCGACCTGGCCGTGCAGGGCGTCTTCATAGAACCGCTCGATGCCGGTCTTGCCAATGTGGTGGGTGCCGCTGTAGTTCACCGGGTCGAGCGTTTTCAGCTCCTTCTCGTTGATCCGCCCCACGTACCCCACCGAATGCGCAAAGTGCGCGCCTTGGGGGTAATGCCGCACCAACTGGGCCACCACTTCCACACCCGGCAGGCGGAACTGGTTCACGGCTACGCGGGCGATCTGCTCTTCGTTGAGCTCGAACAGGATCGGCACCGGCTCGAACGGCCGGCGGCCCTGGCGCATGCGCTTTTCGAACAGGGCGCGGTCGTCGGGGGTCAGCTCCAGCACTTCGACAATGTTATCCAGCACTTCCTGCCAGTTACCCGCACGTTCGCGAGTTACGGACAGGCTGAAGCTGGGACGGTTGTCGGCAACGATCACCCCGTTACGGTCGAAGATCAGCCCGCGGGTCGGCGGGATCGGCTGCACATGCACCCGGTTGTTCTCCGAGAGTGTCGAGTGGTAGTCGTACTGGATGATCTGCAGGTAATACAGCCGCGCGATCAGCACGCAGACAAGCAGGACGATCGCCACTGCGCCGACCACGACGCGGTTGCGCACCAGGCGGGCGTCTTTCTCGTGGTCCTTGAGACGGATCGGCTGCGACATCGGGCTGCTTACAGGTTCATTTGTGGTAAGGATGCCCGGACAACACGGTCCAGGCGCGGTAGATCTGCTCGCCGATGAGTATCCTTACCAACGGGTGCGGCAGGGTCAATGGCGACAGCGACCAGCGTTGCTCGGCGCGTGCACAGACCTCAGGCGCCAGGCCCTCCGGGCCGCCCACCATCAAATTCACCGTGCGCGCGTCCAGGCGCCAGCGGTCCAGCTCGGTCGCCAGTTGCTCTGTACTCCAGGGCTTGCCATGGACTTCGAGAGTGACGATGCGCTCCCCCGGCTGAACCTTGCTCAGCATGGCCTCGCCCTCCTGACGAATCAGGCGGGCGACATCGGCATTCTTGCCACGGGTATTCAGCGGAATTTCCACCAGCTCCAGCGACAGCTCGGCGGGCAGGCGCTTGGCATACTCATGCCAGCCCTCCTCAACCCACTTCGGCATGCGCGAGCCGACCGCGATCAGGCGCAGACGCACAGCGCTTTCCTTATTCCCGGTCCTTGAGCTTTTCGGAGTACTCGTGGGCCTGGTCAGGGCTGTGGTGCTTGCCATCAGCGGCACGGCTTTGCTCGGCACCTTGCCACAGGCGTTCCAGGTCGTAGAACTGGCGGGCAGCGGCGGTCATCATGTGCACGATCACATCGTTCAGGTCCAGCAACACCCAGTCGCTGTCGCCCTTGCCTTCCTCGCCCAGTGGCTGGGCGCCCTTGGCCTTGACCGCTTCGCGAACTTTTTCCAGCATCGCGTTGATCTGGCGGTTGGAGGTACCGGTGGCAATGATCATGTAATCGGTCAGGCTGTGCTTGTCGCGCACGTCGATGACCTGGATGTCCTGGGCCTTGACGTCTTCCAGCGCTGCCTTGGTCAGGGCGACCAGTTCTTCGCCGTGGATTTTCTGCTTGGTCATATAAAACTCGTTCAACTCGTTGGATGAGGCGCCAGAGGCGCCGTCAGTTAGGTGCGCGATACAGTTCGTGCGCCTCGATGTAGGCCAGTACGGCGTCCGGCACCAGGAACCTCACCGACTTGCCGCTGGCCAGCAGCTGTCGGATCTGTGTAGCCGACACCGCAAGCGGCGTCTGCCAGACGAACGAAATGTTTCCCGCCGGGCCGGACATGGCGGTGGGATCGCTCTCCGAGCGCGCAGCCAGCAGGTTGCGCAGCTCGTCAGGGGGTTCAACGTCGGCATCCGGGCGTTGCAGCACCAGGATGTGACAGTGTTGCAGCAATTCTTCCCAGCGGTGCCAGGCGGGCAGGCCGCAGAAGGCATCCCAGCCCAGCACCAGGAACAGCTGGTCGTTGGCGGCGAGCTCGGCACGGATCGATTCCAGTGTATCGATGGTGTACGACGGCTTGTCGCGCGCCAGCTCACGGGCATCCACGCTCAGGCAGGGCACGCCCTGCACGGCGCCTTGCACCATGGCCAGGCGGTCCTGGGCGGCCACTTGCGGGGTGTCGCGGTGCGGCGGCCTGGCATTGGGCAACAGGCGCAGCTCGTCCAGCCCCATGAACTCGGCCACTTCCAGCGCGCTGCGCAGGTGACCGATATGTACGGGGTCGAAGGTGCCGCCGAGAATGCCGATGCGCCGGACTGCCTGGGCCTTGCTCAACTCAGCAGGACTCCTGGCCGCGCAGCTGGCCATCGCCGATCACCACATACTTCTCGCAGGTCAGGCCTTCCAGGCCGACCGGGCCGCGGGCATGCAGCTTGTCGGTGGAAATACCGATCTCGGCACCCAGGCCGTACTCGAAGCCGTCGGCGAAGCAGGTCGGGGTATTGAGCATGACCGACGCCGAGTCGACTTCGGCAATGAACTGGCGCGCTTCGCCCTGGTGTTCGCTGATGATCGAATCGGTGTGGTGCGAGCCATAGTGGTTGATGTGCTCGATGGCCTGGTCCAGGCCGTCGACCACACGGATCGACAGGATCGCATCCAGGTATTCGGTGTGCCAGTCGGCCTCGGTGGCCGGCCGGGCGTCGATGATCGCCCGGGTGCGCTCGCAGCCACGCAGCTCTACGCCCTTCTCCTGAAAGCGGCGGGCCATCTCCGGCAGGAAATGCTCGGCCACCTGCTGGTCGACCAGCAGGGTCTCCATGGCGCCACAGATGCCGTAGCGGTAGGTCTTGGCGTTGAACGCCACGCGCCAGGCCTTGTCCAGGTCGGCATGCTGGCTGACATAGATATGGCAGATGCCATCCAGGTGCTTGATCACCGGCACGCGGGCATCACGGCTGATGCGCTCGATCAGGCCTCGGCCACCGCGCGGCACGATGACGTCGACGTACTCCGGCATGCTGATCAGCGCACCCACGGCCTCGCGGTCGGTGGTCTCGACCACTTGCACCACCACCGCCGGCAGGCCGGCTGCCGCCAGGCCACGCTGGATGCAGGTGGCAATCGCGCGGTTGGAGTGGATGGCTTCGGAGCCGCCACGCAGGATGGTCGCGTTGCCCGACTTCAGGCACAGGCTGGCGGCATCGATGGTCACGTTCGGACGCGATTCGTAGATGATCCCGATCACCCCCAGCGGCGTGCGCATCTTGCCTACCTGAATACCCGACGGGCGGTAGCTCATGTCACGGATGGCACCGACCGGGTCCGGCAGGCTGGCGACCTGGCGCAAGCCGGTGATCATGCCGTCGATACGCGCCGGGGTGAGTGCCAGGCGGTCGAGCAGTGCCGGCTCCAGGCCGCTGGCGCGGCCGGCAGCCAGGTCCAGCTCGTTGGCGGCAATCAGCTCGGCGCGGGCGGTATCCAGCGCGTCGGCGGCAGCCTGCAGGGCGCGGTTCTTCTGCGCGGTGCTGGCACGACCGATCACCCGGGAAGCCTCGCGGGCAGCGCGTCCCAGGCGGATCATGTAGTCAAGAACGGACTCAGTCATGGGTTCGGTGTCTTGGCGAAGGGGAAATCGGCTGATTATAACTGCCGCGCAGGTATACGCCCAGCGGTGGGTGGCGGATGGTCGAAAATGGGCGGCAGTCTCCTGTAGAAAAGATGTAACCAGGGTTATCGAAAAATCTGCCACTTGTTACGGCAAAGAGGCCGATGCTATCGACCTCGCATTCGATTCAGCCTCGATTAAGCCATTCATTGCTATCATCCCCGCCTTACCAACCGCGAACTGCCCGCATGCCAGCACTGCCCGACAGCTTTTTCGACCGCGACGCCCAGACCCTGGCCAAGGCCTTGCTGGGCAAAGTCATTCGTCACCGCCACGGCAACCTGTGGCTGGCCGCACGGATCATCGAGACCGAGGCCTACTACCTCACCGACAAAGGCAGCCACGCCTCGCTCGGCTACACCGAAAAGCGCAAGGCGCTGTTCCTTGATGGCGGGCATATCTACATGTACTACGCGCGTGGCGGCGACTCGCTGAACTTCAGTGCCCACGGGCCGGGCAACGCGGTGCTGATCAAGTCCGCCTATCCTTGGCAGGATGCCATCTCGGGACCGAACAGCCTGGCGCAGATGCAGCTGAACAATCCCGACGCCAGCGGCAACCTGCGCCCGGCCGAGCGCCTGTGCGCCGGGCAGACGCTGCTGTGCCGCGCCCTCGGCCTGAAAGTGCCGCAGTGGGACGCCCAGCGCTTCGACCCCGAACGCCTGTACGTGGAGGACTGCGGCGTCGCCGTGCCGCGGGTCATCCAGACCGCCCGCCTGGGCATCCCGCATGGCCGCGACGAACATCTGCCCTACCGTTTCGTCGACGCCGAATACGCCCGTTTCTGCACGCGGAACCCGTTGCGTCGCGGTCAAGTCGAAGGCCGCGACTTCTTCATTCTCGAACAAGGAAGCTGAACCATGGGCCAATGGCTTGACAGCCTGACCGGCTGGCTCAGCGCCAACCCGCAGTGGCTTGGCCTGGCAATTTTCCTGGTGGCCTGCATCGAATGCCTGGCCATCGCCGGCATCATCGTGCCAGGCACTGTCCTGCTGTTCGCGGTCGCGGTGCTGGCCGGCAGCGGTGCCTTCAGCCTGGGCGAAACGCTGCTGCTGGGCTTTCTCGGTGGCCTGCTCGGCGACGCCGTGTCCTATGCAGTGGGCAAGCATTTCCACCAGAACATCCGCCGCCTGCCGTTGCTACGTCACCATCCGGAATGGATTGGTAGCGCCGAAGCCTATTTCCAGCGCTACGGCATCGCCAGCCTGCTGGTAGGGCGCTTCATCGGGCCGCTGCGCCCCATGCTGCCGATGGTCGCCGGCATGTTCGACATGCCGCTGCCGCGCTTCATCGCCGTCAGCCTGGTGGCCGGCGCGGGCTGGTCGGTGGCCTACCTGCTGCC harbors:
- the rlmH gene encoding 23S rRNA (pseudouridine(1915)-N(3))-methyltransferase RlmH, giving the protein MRLRLIAVGSRMPKWVEEGWHEYAKRLPAELSLELVEIPLNTRGKNADVARLIRQEGEAMLSKVQPGERIVTLEVHGKPWSTEQLATELDRWRLDARTVNLMVGGPEGLAPEVCARAEQRWSLSPLTLPHPLVRILIGEQIYRAWTVLSGHPYHK
- the rsfS gene encoding ribosome silencing factor translates to MTKQKIHGEELVALTKAALEDVKAQDIQVIDVRDKHSLTDYMIIATGTSNRQINAMLEKVREAVKAKGAQPLGEEGKGDSDWVLLDLNDVIVHMMTAAARQFYDLERLWQGAEQSRAADGKHHSPDQAHEYSEKLKDRE
- the mrdA gene encoding penicillin-binding protein 2, which produces MSQPIRLKDHEKDARLVRNRVVVGAVAIVLLVCVLIARLYYLQIIQYDYHSTLSENNRVHVQPIPPTRGLIFDRNGVIVADNRPSFSLSVTRERAGNWQEVLDNIVEVLELTPDDRALFEKRMRQGRRPFEPVPILFELNEEQIARVAVNQFRLPGVEVVAQLVRHYPQGAHFAHSVGYVGRINEKELKTLDPVNYSGTHHIGKTGIERFYEDALHGQVGYEEVETNARGRVLRVLKRTDPKPGKDIVLSLDIKLQEAAEAALGGRRGAVVALDPRTGEVLAMVSQPSFDPNLFVTGIGFKAYAELRDSIDRPLFNRVLRGLYPPGSTIKPAVAIAGLDSGVVNAGSRVFDPGYYQLPNYDHKYRNWNRTGDGWVDLDTAIMRSNDTYFYDLAHKMGIDRLSSYMNKFGIGQRVSLDMFEESAGLMPSREWKRATRRQAWFPGETLILGIGQGYMQATPLQLAQATALIANKGVWNRPHLAKTIEGQPPVDENPMDNIVLRDKSDWAKVTHGMEQVMHNARGTARKAAIGAQYRIAGKSGTAQVVAIKQGEKYDRNKLQERHRDHALFVAFAPADDPKIVVSVMVENGESGSGVAAPVVRQVMDAWLLDENGRLKPEFAPATVTQESAL
- a CDS encoding glutamate-5-semialdehyde dehydrogenase; translated protein: MTESVLDYMIRLGRAAREASRVIGRASTAQKNRALQAAADALDTARAELIAANELDLAAGRASGLEPALLDRLALTPARIDGMITGLRQVASLPDPVGAIRDMSYRPSGIQVGKMRTPLGVIGIIYESRPNVTIDAASLCLKSGNATILRGGSEAIHSNRAIATCIQRGLAAAGLPAVVVQVVETTDREAVGALISMPEYVDVIVPRGGRGLIERISRDARVPVIKHLDGICHIYVSQHADLDKAWRVAFNAKTYRYGICGAMETLLVDQQVAEHFLPEMARRFQEKGVELRGCERTRAIIDARPATEADWHTEYLDAILSIRVVDGLDQAIEHINHYGSHHTDSIISEHQGEARQFIAEVDSASVMLNTPTCFADGFEYGLGAEIGISTDKLHARGPVGLEGLTCEKYVVIGDGQLRGQESC
- the nadD gene encoding nicotinate-nucleotide adenylyltransferase, whose product is MASCAARSPAELSKAQAVRRIGILGGTFDPVHIGHLRSALEVAEFMGLDELRLLPNARPPHRDTPQVAAQDRLAMVQGAVQGVPCLSVDARELARDKPSYTIDTLESIRAELAANDQLFLVLGWDAFCGLPAWHRWEELLQHCHILVLQRPDADVEPPDELRNLLAARSESDPTAMSGPAGNISFVWQTPLAVSATQIRQLLASGKSVRFLVPDAVLAYIEAHELYRAPN
- a CDS encoding DNA-3-methyladenine glycosylase; this translates as MPALPDSFFDRDAQTLAKALLGKVIRHRHGNLWLAARIIETEAYYLTDKGSHASLGYTEKRKALFLDGGHIYMYYARGGDSLNFSAHGPGNAVLIKSAYPWQDAISGPNSLAQMQLNNPDASGNLRPAERLCAGQTLLCRALGLKVPQWDAQRFDPERLYVEDCGVAVPRVIQTARLGIPHGRDEHLPYRFVDAEYARFCTRNPLRRGQVEGRDFFILEQGS